DNA from Pelobacter propionicus DSM 2379:
CCAGCAGCCCCGCGAAATCCGCTGATGTGCGGTTGGCCGTGAATTCGGTGATCTGGTAGTCGGCAACCCCCTGCGCCCTGAAGGGGTCCTGATCCAGGATCTTTTCCAGTTCGGCGTGGGTGACGCCTTTTGCCAGGATCACCCCGCCATTGCGGGGAACCTTGCGGCCGGAGGCGATGAATACCCCCTGCTGGTAGAACCGGTCCAGAAAAGCCCGGTGGGCCTGGAGCTGACACTCCACCACCTCCAGCGGCTGTGTATAGTGCAGTGACACGATGAACATGAATGATCTCCCCAAGCAGCTTCAGTGGTTGACCAGCGACAGCATGGCGGCAAAAGAACGCTCCCCGGTCGCCAGAAGCGTTCACTCCAGCGCGGCGATGATCTTCTTCACCATGGGGTTGGTGACGCTGTAGCGCACCCCGGTCCCCTCGCGCCTGCCGGTGATGATGCCCCGGTTCTTGAGCAGCGCCAGGTGTTGGGAAACCGTTGCCTGGGGCAGACCCAGGCATTCCCATATATTCTTGACGTTGCACTCCTTGGTGCACAACCCTGCCGCTATCTTGAGCCGGACCGGATGACCGAGCACCTTGAGGATCTCCGCCTCCTGGCTGTAGTCCCTTGTTTCTGAAGATTCCATGAGCCGCGCCTTTGCTGGATGGTATGCCATGCTCCCCTGGCGTGGGTTCGCGAGAGCGGTGCGACGGAGAGCACGCCCCAACCCGCGAAAATTTCATTCATAATAGAGATATCCCCCCCGCTGTCAAGCCCGGCGTCGGGAACGGTGATACCAAGAGAGCCGGAATGCGCTTCTTCCCGCCCTGTTGTGCTTTCGACGTTTCCCGGTTCCTGATCCAGAGTCACGTGGCACTGCGACCTTTCAACAACAGCCAGGCCAGGGAGTAGGTTCCGCATCCCACCGGGAAAAAATCTTTGTTCTGCTGTTCAGGGGGCTCGTCTGCCGGAGACATTCACGCCTTTCCTCCCCTGGCGCCTTTTCGGCACGACACAGACTGCCCTGGCATGCAGGGATTCACGGCGTCTACGCCGGGAGTGGAAGCCATCCCCTTTGACGTGGCGCATATGGCGGTATATAGTTCCTGGCATTATAACGGTTTAGGATCCGCGCAGGCATGCTGACGCCCCCTGGGGAGAACGGGTATTCCATGGAACACGAAGACCTGGACCAGTTGAAAATCGACAAGACGGTCACTGCGCCCCGCTCCGGAACTTCCCGGGGGAGGCGCTTCTGGGCAGCGGGGATTCTGCTGGTCGTCCTGGCGGTCTCCCTCTACGTCAGTGGTGTGCTGCGCCCCGCTGAAACCGTGGAGGTCGTGACCGTACAACAGATTTTCCCTTCCCAGGGCTTTACCCTGCTCAGCGCCAGCGGCTACGTCGTAGCCCAGCGCAAGGCCGCGGTGGCTTCCAAGGCGACCGGTCGCCTGGTCTGGCTGGGGGTCGAGGAGGGGAGTGCCGTCCGCCAGGGGGACGTGATTGCCCGGATCGAAAACGCCGACGTGCTGGCCATCCAGTCCCAGGCGGCGGCGAACCTGAAGAACTGTCGCGCGGATCTGGACCAGGCCCTGGCGGAACTGCACGACGCCCACCTTTCCTTCAAGCGCTACACGATCCTGCTCTCCGATGGGGTCGTCTCCAGGGCTGACTTCGATGCGGCCCAGGCTCGCTACCGCAAGGCACAGGCCGCGGTCGCCGGCGCCAGGGCCGCCATCCGGTCGGCCTCGGCCGCTCTGGATGGCGCCAGGGTAGCGGTGGAGTTCACCTCCATCAGGGCTCCCTTCGACGCAGTGGTGCTGACCAAGAACGCCGATGTGGGGGATATCGTCACCCCCCTTGCCTCGGCGGCCAACGCCAAGGCGGCGGTGGTTACCATCGCCGACATGGGCTCCCTGCAGGTCGAGGTCGATGTCATGGAATCCAGCCTTGAGAAGGTCCGGGTGGGGCAACCGTGCGAGATCCAGCTGGACTCCTTCCCCGACCTGCGCTTTCGCGGAGCTGTCCACATGGTCGTGCCCACGGCGGACCGGAGCAAGGCCACCGTGCTGGTCAAGGTCAGGTTCCTGGACTTCGACCGGCGGATCCTGCCGGAGATGAGCGCCAGGGTGGCCTTCCTCTCCCGGCCGGTGGCAAACAGCGAACAGCGGCCGCGCACAACCATCCCCAGCGCTGCGCTGGTCCGGGGCCGCGGGCGAAACCTGGTCTTCCTGGTGGAGGGCGACCGGATCAAGGAGAAACCGGTTAACCTGGGGGTGAAGGTGGGTGACCTGGTGGAGGTGACCAGTGGCGTAAAGAGCGGGGACAGCCTGGTCCTGCGCCCCGCCGGCAGCCTGCGGGACGGTTCCCGCATCAGCATTCCCGAGAAATGAACCAGACAAAACCCGACATCGTCCAGATACGGAACCTCTCCAAATCCTATCGCAGGGGGAGCCAGATCATCCCGGTGCTGGAGGATATCAGCTTCCATATCCCCGACGGCGAATTCCTGGCTCTGATGGGGCCGTCCGGCTCGGGGAAGAGCACCCTGCTCAACCTGCTGGCCGGGATAGACTGCGCCGACTCCGGCAGCATCCTGATAGGCGGGGTGGATATAACCACCCTGGCCGAGAGGGAACTGGCCCGCTGGCGCTCCCTGCACGTCGGCTTCATCTTCCAGTTCTACAACCTGATCCCGGTCCTGACCGCCTTCGAGAACGTGGAGCTGCCGCTGCTCCTGACCCGCCTCTCCCGCGGGGAGCGGCGCGCCCATGTGGAGACGGCCCTCAGGGTGGTGGGGCTTGGGGACCGCATGGACCACTATCCCTCCCAGCTTTCCGGCGGCCAGCAGCAGCGGGTCGCCATCGCCCGGGCAGTGGTCACCGACCCCACCATCCTGGTGGCCGACGAGCCCACCGGCGACCTTGACCGCGGTTCGGCCGGCGAGGTCCTGGACCTTATGGAGCGGCTCAACCGGGAATCGGGCAAGACGATCATCATGGTCACCCACGACCCCCGGGCAGCGGAGCGGGCCCGCGTGATCAGGTATCTGGAAAAGGGCGAGCTGAGCGATGCATCTCGCTAAGCTGCTCTTCAGAAATGCCTTCCGCCACCGCCTGCGCACCTCCCTGACGA
Protein-coding regions in this window:
- a CDS encoding YciI family protein — protein: MFIVSLHYTQPLEVVECQLQAHRAFLDRFYQQGVFIASGRKVPRNGGVILAKGVTHAELEKILDQDPFRAQGVADYQITEFTANRTSADFAGLLEL
- a CDS encoding ArsR/SmtB family transcription factor, with protein sequence MESSETRDYSQEAEILKVLGHPVRLKIAAGLCTKECNVKNIWECLGLPQATVSQHLALLKNRGIITGRREGTGVRYSVTNPMVKKIIAALE
- a CDS encoding efflux RND transporter periplasmic adaptor subunit, whose amino-acid sequence is MEHEDLDQLKIDKTVTAPRSGTSRGRRFWAAGILLVVLAVSLYVSGVLRPAETVEVVTVQQIFPSQGFTLLSASGYVVAQRKAAVASKATGRLVWLGVEEGSAVRQGDVIARIENADVLAIQSQAAANLKNCRADLDQALAELHDAHLSFKRYTILLSDGVVSRADFDAAQARYRKAQAAVAGARAAIRSASAALDGARVAVEFTSIRAPFDAVVLTKNADVGDIVTPLASAANAKAAVVTIADMGSLQVEVDVMESSLEKVRVGQPCEIQLDSFPDLRFRGAVHMVVPTADRSKATVLVKVRFLDFDRRILPEMSARVAFLSRPVANSEQRPRTTIPSAALVRGRGRNLVFLVEGDRIKEKPVNLGVKVGDLVEVTSGVKSGDSLVLRPAGSLRDGSRISIPEK
- a CDS encoding ABC transporter ATP-binding protein, producing MNQTKPDIVQIRNLSKSYRRGSQIIPVLEDISFHIPDGEFLALMGPSGSGKSTLLNLLAGIDCADSGSILIGGVDITTLAERELARWRSLHVGFIFQFYNLIPVLTAFENVELPLLLTRLSRGERRAHVETALRVVGLGDRMDHYPSQLSGGQQQRVAIARAVVTDPTILVADEPTGDLDRGSAGEVLDLMERLNRESGKTIIMVTHDPRAAERARVIRYLEKGELSDASR